In Neorhizobium galegae, the following proteins share a genomic window:
- a CDS encoding TrkH family potassium uptake protein, producing MNANLLRSIIYMTALCALYLSLAMFLPAMVDLYYGHRDWQVFAMSGFMVGGLAAAAALATHGPPPVFNKRLGFLLVNVLWAMFSVVGAIPLFLAEHELSFAQALFESISGITTTGSTVIVGLDTMPPGILLWRSLLCWFGGIGIVGLGLFVLPFLKVGGASIFKLESSETNDKPFARLASFTRAFLIVYVLLTLACTVAYDLAGMDHFDALNHAMSTIATAGFSTHDMSFGYFDNNGLLVVGTVFLAICSLPFSVLILLAVRGRLDTLRDPQILVFLGYLCVISIGVAVYHHLRNGIELDDALIHSFFNITSILSTGGFASDDYTLWGPFAVLVAFFATFMGGCSGSTAGGIKAYRFVVMVNVIRAGLNKLIYPNAIYPVRYGSLTVDAETQRAVFLFVSLYIFLWVVGSVGMALFGYDVLTATSSVITALSNVGPGIGPIVGPVGNFSTISDPALYLLSLMMLLGRLEILTVLVLLTPIFWRH from the coding sequence TTGAACGCCAATCTTCTTCGGTCGATCATCTACATGACGGCGCTCTGCGCACTCTACCTGTCGCTCGCCATGTTCCTGCCGGCGATGGTGGACCTTTATTACGGGCATCGCGACTGGCAGGTCTTCGCGATGTCCGGCTTCATGGTCGGCGGACTTGCGGCGGCAGCGGCGCTTGCGACCCATGGCCCACCGCCGGTCTTCAACAAGCGGCTGGGTTTCCTGCTGGTCAACGTGTTGTGGGCGATGTTTTCGGTAGTGGGCGCCATCCCGCTCTTCCTTGCCGAACACGAGCTCTCGTTTGCACAGGCGCTGTTCGAATCGATTTCCGGCATCACCACCACCGGCTCGACGGTGATCGTCGGGCTGGACACCATGCCGCCCGGCATCCTGCTCTGGCGCTCGCTGCTCTGCTGGTTCGGCGGCATCGGAATCGTCGGCCTCGGCCTGTTCGTCCTGCCGTTCCTGAAAGTCGGCGGCGCCTCGATCTTCAAGCTCGAATCGTCGGAGACCAACGACAAGCCGTTCGCCCGGCTTGCGAGTTTCACCCGGGCCTTCCTGATCGTCTACGTGCTGCTGACGCTTGCCTGCACCGTTGCATACGATCTTGCCGGCATGGACCATTTCGATGCGCTGAACCATGCGATGTCGACGATCGCGACGGCCGGTTTCTCGACGCACGACATGTCGTTTGGCTATTTCGACAACAACGGCCTTCTGGTCGTCGGCACCGTCTTCCTGGCGATCTGCAGCCTGCCGTTTTCTGTGCTGATCCTGCTTGCCGTGCGCGGGCGGCTGGATACGCTGCGCGATCCGCAAATCCTGGTTTTCCTCGGATATCTCTGCGTCATCTCGATCGGCGTTGCGGTCTACCATCACCTGAGGAATGGCATCGAACTCGACGACGCGCTGATCCATTCGTTCTTTAACATCACCTCGATCCTGTCGACCGGCGGCTTTGCAAGTGACGACTATACGCTCTGGGGACCGTTCGCGGTGCTTGTGGCCTTCTTCGCCACCTTCATGGGCGGCTGCTCCGGTTCGACGGCCGGCGGCATCAAGGCCTATCGTTTCGTGGTGATGGTCAACGTCATCCGCGCCGGGCTGAACAAGCTCATCTATCCGAACGCGATCTATCCCGTGCGTTACGGCAGCCTGACGGTGGATGCCGAGACCCAGCGCGCGGTCTTCCTGTTCGTCAGCCTCTATATTTTCCTCTGGGTGGTCGGCAGCGTCGGCATGGCGCTGTTCGGCTACGACGTCCTGACCGCCACGTCCTCGGTCATCACCGCGCTGTCGAATGTCGGTCCCGGCATCGGCCCGATCGTCGGCCCGGTCGGCAACTTCTCGACGATCAGCGATCCCGCTCTCTATCTGCTCTCGCTGATGATGCTGCTCGGCCGTCTCGAAATCCTGACCGTGCTGGTGCTGCTGACGCCGATCTTCTGGCGCCACTAG
- a CDS encoding alpha/beta hydrolase: MRRSFLSWRTVIYVCAILVAAFGVMLMSGPRMPADGFPAFDKARLGTDIDAYLAAGESRYPDIRPGAAKRIVWADPATKAKTSFAIIYLHGFSASAEEIRPLPDRVAAALGANLFFTRLAGHGRSGDAMGEPSLEYWLADFSESLAIGEALGNRVIVIGTSTGASLATLALADPKIASRISAAVFVSPNYGINSFGAFLLTTPVAPQLSRLLLGKSRGFTPYNDRHAAHWTTRYPTSALLPMAALVKLSVVSPVEQIKTPALFLHSSLDQVIRPDKVREVAGRWGGPHALFDVGKTGDPGNHVIAGDITSPTTTGPLADRTIAWLNGILK, encoded by the coding sequence ATGCGGAGGAGTTTCCTGTCATGGCGGACGGTCATTTATGTCTGCGCGATCCTGGTCGCCGCCTTCGGAGTGATGCTGATGTCCGGCCCGCGCATGCCCGCTGACGGTTTTCCCGCTTTCGACAAGGCCCGCCTCGGCACCGATATCGACGCCTATCTCGCCGCCGGTGAAAGCCGCTATCCGGATATTCGGCCGGGGGCCGCCAAACGCATCGTCTGGGCCGATCCGGCAACGAAGGCAAAGACGTCCTTCGCGATCATCTACCTGCACGGTTTTTCGGCTTCGGCCGAGGAGATACGCCCCCTGCCCGACCGCGTCGCGGCAGCGCTCGGCGCCAATCTCTTTTTCACCCGGCTCGCCGGCCATGGCCGCAGCGGCGACGCCATGGGCGAGCCAAGCCTCGAATACTGGCTGGCGGATTTTTCCGAAAGTCTCGCGATCGGTGAAGCGCTCGGCAATCGCGTCATCGTCATCGGCACCTCGACCGGCGCCTCGCTTGCGACGCTCGCGCTGGCCGATCCGAAGATCGCATCGCGCATCTCGGCCGCCGTCTTCGTGTCGCCGAACTATGGCATCAACAGTTTTGGCGCTTTCCTGCTGACGACACCGGTCGCACCGCAGCTTTCAAGGCTGCTGCTGGGCAAAAGCCGCGGCTTCACGCCCTATAACGACCGTCACGCCGCCCACTGGACGACCCGGTATCCGACAAGCGCGCTGCTGCCGATGGCGGCCCTTGTCAAACTCTCCGTCGTGAGCCCGGTCGAGCAGATCAAGACGCCGGCGCTGTTTCTCCATTCGTCGCTCGATCAGGTCATCCGTCCCGACAAGGTGCGCGAAGTCGCCGGGCGCTGGGGCGGACCTCACGCGCTTTTCGATGTGGGAAAGACCGGCGATCCCGGCAACCATGTGATTGCCGGCGACATCACCTCGCCGACGACGACCGGGCCGCTTGCCGACCGGACCATCGCCTGGCTCAACGGCATCCTCAAATGA
- a CDS encoding competence/damage-inducible protein A, which translates to MSEASQPSLIVTAAMLAIGDELLSGRTKDKNIGHLADLLTLSGIDLKEVRIVADEEDAIVEALNALRGRYDYVFTSGGIGPTHDDITADAISKAFGVPCIHDPDAMKLLADMYKRREMEFTEARQRMARMPEGSRHIANPVSTAPGFIIGNVYVMAGVPQVFQAMVDNVLPMLRSGAKMLSRALPCPYGEGDIGTLLSAVQKAHPETSIGSYPKYDGQRFSTEIVVRARDPQVLDAAALAVAEMIAGIDRAKIATNPTADA; encoded by the coding sequence ATGTCTGAAGCGTCGCAGCCATCCTTAATCGTCACCGCCGCCATGCTCGCGATCGGCGATGAACTTTTGTCCGGCCGGACCAAGGACAAGAATATCGGCCATCTCGCCGATCTGCTGACGCTGTCGGGCATCGATCTCAAGGAAGTGCGGATCGTCGCCGACGAGGAGGATGCGATCGTCGAGGCGCTGAATGCGCTACGCGGCCGTTACGACTATGTCTTCACCTCGGGCGGCATCGGGCCTACCCATGACGACATCACCGCCGATGCGATCTCAAAAGCCTTCGGCGTGCCCTGCATCCACGACCCGGATGCGATGAAACTGCTTGCCGACATGTACAAGCGCCGGGAGATGGAATTCACCGAGGCGCGCCAGCGCATGGCCCGCATGCCCGAGGGCTCCAGGCATATCGCAAACCCGGTCTCGACCGCCCCGGGCTTCATCATCGGCAATGTCTATGTAATGGCCGGCGTGCCGCAGGTTTTCCAGGCGATGGTCGACAACGTGCTGCCGATGCTGCGCTCGGGCGCAAAAATGCTGTCGCGGGCGCTGCCCTGCCCCTATGGCGAAGGCGATATCGGCACGCTTCTGTCGGCCGTGCAGAAGGCGCATCCGGAGACCAGCATCGGCTCCTATCCGAAATATGACGGGCAGCGGTTCTCGACCGAGATCGTCGTGCGCGCCCGCGATCCGCAGGTTCTCGATGCGGCAGCACTAGCCGTGGCGGAGATGATCGCCGGCATCGACCGCGCCAAGATCGCCACCAATCCGACAGCCGACGCCTGA
- the wrbA gene encoding NAD(P)H:quinone oxidoreductase type IV → MAKVLVLYYSAYGHIEKMAYAVAEGAKSAGADVTVKRVPELVPDEVAKASYYKMDQQAPVATVEELTEYDAIIVGAGTRFGTVASQMRNFWDQTGGLWAQGKLVGKLGSMFTSSATQHGGQESTILGFIPTFLHQGMAVVGLPYAFAGQMGTEEVKGGSPYGASTITNGDGSRQPSEIELEGAKYQGAHVAKLAAKLAA, encoded by the coding sequence ATGGCGAAGGTTCTCGTGCTTTATTATTCCGCTTACGGCCACATCGAAAAGATGGCCTATGCCGTTGCGGAAGGCGCAAAGTCGGCAGGCGCCGACGTGACGGTCAAGCGCGTACCGGAACTGGTTCCGGACGAGGTCGCAAAGGCTTCCTACTACAAGATGGACCAGCAGGCTCCGGTCGCGACCGTCGAGGAACTCACCGAATACGACGCGATCATCGTCGGCGCCGGCACCCGGTTCGGCACGGTCGCGTCGCAGATGCGCAATTTCTGGGATCAGACCGGCGGCCTCTGGGCACAGGGCAAGCTGGTCGGCAAGCTCGGCTCGATGTTCACCTCGTCCGCCACCCAGCACGGCGGCCAGGAATCGACCATCCTCGGCTTCATTCCGACCTTCCTGCACCAGGGCATGGCGGTCGTCGGCCTGCCCTACGCCTTTGCCGGCCAGATGGGCACCGAAGAAGTCAAGGGCGGTTCGCCCTACGGCGCCAGCACGATCACCAACGGCGACGGCTCGCGCCAGCCTTCCGAGATCGAACTCGAAGGCGCAAAGTACCAGGGCGCCCACGTCGCCAAGCTGGCTGCCAAGCTCGCTGCCTGA
- a CDS encoding glycerophosphodiester phosphodiesterase family protein has translation MKWKIAAAVPLVIAAALWVGNTSLFSSFPSDKPLRIIAHRGQHQLFDATNVKNDTCTASLMLPPTHGFLENTIPGMKAAFDAGADVVELDVHLTPDKQFAVFHDWTLDCRTEAKGVTEQTPMPVLKTLDIGYGYTADGGRTFPFRGQGKGQMPTLPEVFAALPDGRFLINFKSRRAEEGEALAALLNSQPPARAATFGVYGGNEPTEKAVGSVAGLPGYSNRTAKSCLLTYLALGWSGYVPQACRDTLVPAPANLAFLLWGWPERFYDRMQAAGSDVVLIGPFEAGDAGSSGIDDRDTWDMVPSGFPGLVWTNVIEKTRPEAERRGFCALPSRPHICG, from the coding sequence ATGAAATGGAAGATCGCCGCAGCCGTCCCTCTCGTCATCGCCGCCGCGCTTTGGGTCGGCAATACCTCGCTTTTCTCCAGCTTTCCCAGCGACAAGCCGCTCAGGATCATCGCCCATCGCGGCCAGCACCAGCTTTTCGACGCCACCAACGTGAAGAACGACACCTGCACCGCAAGCCTGATGCTGCCGCCAACGCACGGCTTTCTGGAGAACACCATTCCGGGCATGAAGGCCGCCTTCGATGCCGGCGCCGACGTGGTCGAACTCGACGTGCATCTGACGCCGGACAAGCAATTCGCCGTCTTCCACGACTGGACGCTCGATTGCCGCACCGAGGCCAAGGGCGTCACGGAACAGACGCCGATGCCGGTTCTGAAGACACTCGACATCGGCTACGGCTACACCGCCGATGGCGGCCGGACCTTTCCGTTCCGAGGTCAGGGCAAGGGCCAGATGCCGACTTTGCCGGAGGTTTTTGCCGCCCTGCCGGACGGCCGCTTCCTGATCAACTTCAAGAGCCGCCGCGCGGAAGAAGGCGAAGCTCTGGCCGCCCTGCTCAACAGCCAGCCGCCCGCCCGCGCAGCGACATTCGGCGTCTATGGCGGCAACGAGCCGACCGAAAAAGCGGTCGGCTCGGTCGCAGGCCTTCCGGGCTATTCGAACCGCACGGCAAAATCCTGCCTTCTCACCTACCTGGCGCTCGGCTGGAGCGGCTACGTGCCGCAAGCCTGCCGCGATACCCTGGTTCCGGCCCCGGCCAACCTCGCCTTCCTCCTCTGGGGCTGGCCGGAGCGTTTCTACGACCGGATGCAGGCAGCCGGATCGGACGTGGTCCTGATCGGCCCGTTCGAGGCCGGCGACGCCGGATCCTCCGGCATAGACGACCGCGACACCTGGGACATGGTCCCTTCAGGCTTTCCGGGCCTCGTCTGGACCAACGTGATCGAGAAGACCCGGCCAGAGGCGGAGCGCCGCGGCTTCTGCGCCCTGCCCTCCCGGCCACATATCTGCGGCTAG
- a CDS encoding metallophosphoesterase family protein, translating to MGFTFAIGDIHGCLAQLKELLGHVEDHAPSGHVVFIGDYIDRGPKSRGVLDLVMAGPRKEGWRWTALKGNHEDMMVRAHQNRGHDEIIWLDNGGRETMVSFDGYVPPQVLSWCAHRPLIHIDEHRIFVHAGVDETLPLDGQRERDLTWKRFASDDDGEFWGRHLCHGHTPLPGNPQTVGNRTNIDSGCVFGGELTCAVFDDDEPGGPIRFLRVPA from the coding sequence TTGGGCTTTACCTTTGCCATCGGCGATATCCACGGCTGCCTGGCGCAGCTGAAGGAACTGCTCGGGCATGTGGAGGACCATGCGCCTTCCGGGCACGTGGTGTTCATCGGCGACTATATCGATCGCGGGCCGAAGAGCAGGGGCGTGCTCGACCTCGTCATGGCCGGGCCGCGCAAGGAAGGGTGGCGGTGGACGGCGCTCAAGGGCAACCATGAAGACATGATGGTCCGCGCGCATCAGAACCGCGGGCATGACGAGATCATCTGGCTCGACAATGGCGGCCGCGAGACGATGGTTTCCTTCGACGGCTACGTGCCGCCGCAGGTGCTGTCATGGTGTGCGCATCGTCCGCTGATCCATATCGACGAGCATCGCATCTTCGTGCATGCCGGCGTCGACGAGACGCTGCCGCTCGATGGGCAGCGGGAGCGCGACCTGACCTGGAAGCGATTTGCAAGCGATGACGACGGCGAATTCTGGGGCCGGCATCTCTGCCACGGCCACACGCCGCTTCCCGGCAATCCGCAGACGGTCGGCAACCGCACCAATATCGACAGCGGCTGCGTATTCGGCGGCGAGTTGACCTGCGCGGTCTTCGATGACGACGAGCCCGGCGGGCCGATCCGTTTCCTCCGCGTGCCGGCCTAG
- the ilvA gene encoding threonine ammonia-lyase, with translation MREIFPETPLQMNEHLSRRYGAEIWLKREDLSPVRSYKIRGAFNFLRKAIASGARGKTFVCASAGNHAQGFAFVCRHFEVPGVVFMPVTTPQQKIDKTRMFGGPFITIRLIGDIFDQCYAAARAHVEEIGGVMVPPFDDADIIEGQATVAAELVEQLPEGVTPDLVILPVGGGGLSSGTTGYLKDIVKREDFLFTEPEGAPSLKKSLEAGEPITLAKLDNFVDGAAVARIGDLNFEALKGFSPDQVLLVPENAICVTITEMLNVEGVVLEPAGALSITALEMLGCEKLAGKTVVCVVSGGNFDFERLPDVKERAMRYSGLKKYFVLRLAQRPGALRDFLNLLGPEDDIARFEYLKKSARNFGSILIGIETARPENFAGLLERFEAAGMGYQDITENEILANLVI, from the coding sequence ATGCGGGAGATCTTTCCCGAAACGCCGCTGCAGATGAACGAGCACCTCAGCCGCCGTTATGGTGCCGAAATCTGGCTGAAGCGCGAGGACCTGTCCCCGGTCCGCTCCTACAAGATCCGCGGTGCCTTCAACTTCCTGCGCAAGGCGATCGCGTCAGGCGCCAGGGGCAAGACCTTCGTCTGCGCCTCGGCCGGCAATCATGCGCAGGGTTTTGCCTTCGTCTGCCGCCATTTCGAGGTGCCGGGCGTGGTCTTCATGCCGGTGACGACGCCGCAGCAGAAGATCGACAAGACCCGCATGTTCGGCGGTCCGTTCATCACCATCAGGCTGATCGGCGACATTTTCGACCAGTGCTATGCGGCGGCCCGCGCCCATGTGGAAGAGATCGGCGGCGTCATGGTGCCGCCTTTCGATGACGCCGACATCATCGAGGGCCAGGCGACCGTCGCGGCGGAACTGGTCGAGCAATTGCCGGAAGGCGTGACGCCCGATCTGGTCATCCTGCCAGTCGGCGGCGGCGGACTTTCGTCGGGCACGACCGGCTACCTGAAGGACATCGTCAAGCGGGAAGACTTTCTCTTCACCGAGCCGGAGGGAGCGCCGAGCCTGAAGAAGAGCCTCGAGGCGGGCGAGCCGATCACGCTCGCCAAGCTGGATAATTTCGTCGATGGCGCGGCGGTGGCGCGGATCGGCGACCTGAATTTCGAGGCGCTGAAGGGCTTTTCGCCGGATCAGGTCCTGCTGGTGCCGGAAAACGCCATCTGCGTGACGATCACCGAGATGCTCAACGTCGAGGGTGTCGTGCTGGAGCCGGCGGGCGCCCTGTCGATCACGGCGCTGGAGATGCTGGGATGCGAAAAGCTGGCCGGAAAGACGGTGGTCTGCGTCGTCTCGGGCGGCAATTTCGATTTCGAGCGCTTACCCGACGTCAAGGAACGCGCCATGCGCTATTCCGGTCTCAAGAAGTACTTCGTGCTGCGGCTTGCCCAGCGCCCCGGCGCGCTGCGCGATTTCCTCAATCTGCTGGGCCCGGAAGACGATATCGCCCGGTTCGAGTATCTCAAGAAATCGGCGCGCAATTTCGGTTCGATCCTGATCGGCATCGAAACCGCAAGGCCGGAGAATTTCGCCGGCCTGCTCGAACGCTTCGAAGCCGCCGGCATGGGCTACCAGGATATCACCGAGAACGAGATCCTGGCGAACCTCGTCATTTGA
- a CDS encoding universal stress protein, translating into MAYKTILAVLDTPQNAGPITDYGIALAERFSAHLIGVHAETLAAVPLIAPMEIPDPSAVQILQDAAQKETAEVERIFRQQSSREGLSIEWRSFMSSAGYGSHSVMDTARSVDLIVASQSDPAHADHRADLETFLFDSGRPMLLVPYTLKVPQPIKRVMIAWNGSREAARATFDSMPFLKAADSVEVFCVDPSDRGGQTPEMAGAEIATTLARHGINVTLSTQGKSGKSAAAAIENHLSEGSVDLLVMGGYGHSRWWEMLFGGVTRSLLDSMTALTLLSR; encoded by the coding sequence ATGGCCTACAAGACCATTCTAGCGGTTCTCGACACACCTCAAAACGCCGGGCCGATCACCGATTACGGGATCGCGCTCGCCGAACGTTTTTCCGCCCACCTGATCGGCGTCCACGCAGAAACGCTGGCCGCCGTGCCGCTGATCGCGCCGATGGAAATTCCGGATCCCTCCGCAGTGCAGATCCTGCAGGACGCGGCGCAGAAGGAGACGGCGGAGGTGGAACGGATCTTCAGGCAACAGTCGTCCCGCGAGGGACTTTCCATCGAATGGCGCAGTTTCATGTCGTCGGCGGGCTACGGCTCCCATTCGGTCATGGATACCGCCCGCTCCGTCGATCTGATCGTTGCGAGCCAGAGCGATCCGGCGCATGCCGATCACCGCGCCGATCTCGAGACTTTCCTCTTCGACAGCGGCCGACCGATGCTGCTCGTCCCCTACACGTTGAAGGTGCCGCAACCGATCAAGCGGGTGATGATCGCCTGGAACGGTTCGCGGGAGGCGGCGCGGGCAACCTTCGATTCGATGCCGTTCCTTAAAGCTGCCGATAGCGTCGAGGTCTTCTGCGTCGATCCGAGCGACCGCGGCGGCCAGACGCCTGAAATGGCAGGCGCCGAGATCGCGACCACCCTTGCCCGGCACGGGATCAACGTGACGCTGTCGACGCAGGGAAAGAGCGGCAAGTCTGCGGCTGCAGCGATCGAGAACCATCTGTCGGAAGGCAGCGTCGATCTTCTGGTGATGGGTGGCTACGGCCATTCGCGCTGGTGGGAAATGCTGTTCGGCGGCGTGACGCGCAGCCTGCTCGATTCGATGACGGCGCTGACTTTGCTTTCCCGCTGA
- the gpt gene encoding xanthine phosphoribosyltransferase gives MSLPEKAFPVSWDQFHRDARALAWRLAGLKRDFRAIVCITRGGLVPAAIISRELNIRLIETVCIASYHDYVNQGEMNLLKGITPELMVDEGAGVLVIDDLTDTGKTASEVRAMLPKAHFACVYAKPSGVPTIDTFVTEVSQDTWIYFPWDMGFTYQEPIAKADRS, from the coding sequence ATGTCTCTTCCCGAAAAAGCCTTCCCCGTTTCCTGGGATCAATTCCATCGTGACGCCCGGGCGCTTGCCTGGCGTCTCGCAGGCCTCAAGCGGGATTTCCGCGCGATCGTCTGTATCACCCGCGGCGGCCTGGTGCCGGCGGCGATCATTTCGCGCGAACTCAATATCCGCCTCATCGAGACGGTCTGCATCGCCTCCTATCACGACTACGTCAACCAGGGCGAAATGAACCTGCTCAAGGGAATCACGCCCGAACTGATGGTCGATGAGGGCGCCGGCGTCCTGGTCATCGATGACCTGACCGATACCGGCAAGACGGCATCGGAGGTGCGCGCCATGCTGCCGAAGGCGCATTTCGCCTGCGTCTATGCCAAACCCTCCGGCGTGCCGACCATCGACACTTTCGTCACGGAAGTCAGCCAGGACACCTGGATCTACTTCCCCTGGGACATGGGCTTCACCTATCAGGAGCCGATCGCCAAAGCGGACCGCAGCTAG
- a CDS encoding methyl-accepting chemotaxis protein: protein MRDFLNRMPLTTKLAALIVAVNICGISALATYTWISETRLLISTATAHWSRGAEQFASVAAGGVKWGKVNAVREAYALQRDNPTLDLVQFAAFNAELAPVDIWAREGVAGVLSSAELAQAIGQKPDSTVVDTTLASRGLVGIVVPLPADKSGKVTGYLFTAWSVEKILATAQQEVLNTLLIQLLIITVAVTAFLLAMRRLVGRPVRNLSARIIALQTGDLTSPVDYQRNGDEIGVLSRALEVFRGEAIAKVEEERIAAEQRQSLDEERARNTRITEETSNTQRAVMAQLGHSLEKLAGGDFSIHLDGLGPDFEKLQLDFNNMVEAVAAALTEIKEASHQVEDRSSELAGAADQLAQRTERQAAALQETAASLGQVTTTVRTSSQKAESAGHLVEETKKGAHSSATVVRNAIGAMDRIQASSSQIGHIIGVIDEIAFQTNLLALNAGVEAARAGEAGKGFAVVAQEVRELAQRSANAAKEIKVLITSSNQEVAAGVGLVNDTGDALLQIGDQINRISDSIVSIVQSYREQATGLQEINTAINQMDQATQQNAAMVEETNAACQELLSQGRLLLSSASSFTVGETAGNGARTHSESGRHQSLSDKRAGFAAPFRQAS, encoded by the coding sequence ATGCGTGATTTTCTGAATAGGATGCCGCTGACCACGAAACTGGCGGCGCTTATCGTCGCGGTCAACATTTGTGGCATTTCCGCCCTGGCCACCTATACCTGGATATCCGAAACGCGCTTGCTGATCAGCACGGCGACGGCACATTGGTCGCGCGGCGCCGAGCAGTTCGCGTCGGTTGCGGCCGGCGGCGTGAAATGGGGCAAGGTCAACGCGGTGCGGGAAGCCTATGCTCTGCAGCGCGACAACCCTACCCTCGACCTCGTCCAGTTCGCTGCGTTCAACGCCGAGCTCGCCCCGGTCGACATCTGGGCACGCGAAGGCGTGGCAGGCGTCCTGTCTTCCGCCGAATTGGCCCAGGCGATCGGCCAGAAACCCGACAGCACGGTTGTCGATACGACGCTGGCTTCGAGGGGTCTGGTCGGAATCGTTGTGCCCCTGCCCGCAGACAAATCCGGCAAGGTCACGGGCTATCTCTTCACTGCCTGGTCGGTAGAAAAGATCCTCGCCACGGCGCAGCAGGAAGTGCTGAACACCCTGCTTATCCAATTGCTCATCATCACCGTTGCGGTCACAGCCTTCCTCTTGGCAATGCGCCGACTTGTAGGACGCCCTGTTAGGAACCTCAGTGCGCGCATCATCGCCTTGCAAACCGGCGACCTCACATCCCCGGTCGACTACCAGCGCAATGGGGACGAGATCGGCGTTCTCTCCCGCGCGCTGGAAGTGTTCCGCGGCGAGGCTATTGCGAAGGTTGAAGAGGAGCGTATCGCTGCGGAGCAGCGCCAGTCGCTTGACGAGGAACGCGCCCGTAATACGAGGATCACCGAGGAAACCAGCAACACGCAACGCGCCGTCATGGCACAGCTCGGACACTCGCTGGAAAAGCTTGCCGGAGGTGACTTTTCGATTCATCTCGATGGTCTCGGGCCGGATTTTGAAAAACTGCAGCTGGACTTCAACAACATGGTCGAGGCGGTTGCCGCCGCCCTGACGGAGATCAAGGAAGCGTCCCACCAGGTGGAAGATCGCTCCAGCGAGCTTGCCGGCGCCGCCGACCAGCTGGCTCAGCGCACGGAACGACAGGCCGCCGCTCTCCAGGAGACCGCCGCCTCCCTTGGCCAGGTCACAACAACGGTCAGAACCTCTTCACAGAAGGCGGAGAGCGCCGGGCACCTCGTCGAGGAGACGAAGAAGGGCGCCCATTCCTCGGCAACCGTCGTCCGCAATGCGATCGGGGCGATGGACCGGATCCAGGCCTCGTCCAGCCAGATCGGCCACATCATCGGCGTTATCGACGAGATCGCCTTCCAGACCAATCTCCTGGCGTTGAATGCCGGCGTCGAGGCGGCCCGCGCGGGCGAGGCCGGCAAGGGTTTTGCAGTCGTTGCCCAGGAGGTCCGCGAGCTGGCCCAGAGATCGGCCAATGCGGCCAAGGAAATCAAGGTTCTGATCACCAGCTCCAATCAAGAGGTCGCCGCAGGCGTCGGGCTTGTCAACGACACGGGCGATGCCCTTCTCCAGATCGGCGACCAGATCAACCGCATCAGCGACAGCATCGTTTCGATCGTCCAGTCCTATCGGGAACAGGCCACGGGCCTGCAGGAGATCAACACCGCGATCAATCAGATGGATCAGGCTACGCAGCAGAATGCCGCGATGGTGGAGGAAACCAATGCGGCCTGCCAGGAACTGCTCTCGCAAGGCCGTCTGCTGCTGAGTTCGGCCAGCAGCTTCACTGTCGGAGAAACAGCCGGAAATGGTGCCCGGACCCATTCCGAATCGGGGAGACATCAATCTCTCTCCGACAAAAGAGCCGGCTTTGCCGCTCCGTTCAGACAAGCGTCCTGA
- a CDS encoding HlyU family transcriptional regulator has product MASFLSNIFSMFSGGGKSAEAPAASAKPVEHGGCIIHPAPIREGSQFRLAGRIEKDIDGETLVRNFVRADVFTSMDDAVEYTVRKAQQIIDQNGPSLFSDGEKSRSA; this is encoded by the coding sequence ATGGCTTCGTTTCTGTCCAATATTTTCTCGATGTTCTCCGGTGGCGGCAAATCGGCCGAGGCACCTGCTGCTTCCGCCAAGCCTGTCGAGCATGGCGGCTGCATCATCCATCCCGCGCCGATCCGCGAAGGCTCGCAGTTCCGGCTGGCCGGACGTATCGAAAAGGACATAGACGGCGAGACCCTGGTGCGCAATTTCGTCCGCGCCGACGTCTTCACCTCCATGGACGACGCGGTCGAATATACCGTCCGCAAGGCTCAGCAGATCATCGACCAGAATGGTCCCTCGCTGTTTTCCGATGGGGAGAAGTCGCGCTCCGCGTGA